tcgtcttctcctctcctctcctctcctcctctcctcctcctctcctctcctctcctctcctctaacccaaaactctcctctcctctcctctcctctcctcctctcctcttctttcctcctctcctcttctttcctcctctcctctcctctcctctcctttcctcctctcctcttctttcctcctctcctcctctcctctcctttcctccttttcctcctctcctctcctctcctttcctccttttcctcctctcatctcctccttttcctcctctcatttcctctcctttcgtcttctcctcttctctcctttcctcctctcatctcctctcctttcgtcttctcctctcctctcctttcctcctctcctctcctctcctctcctctcctctcctctcctctcctcaggccAGAGGAGTTGTGGGTGAGAGGAGAAGGCCGCTCCCTCCTGGAGGCCCGCCTCTTCCCAGTGCTCCTCCCCCGAGGAGGTGCTGTGGGACCTGAGGGGGGCGTGGCCTGGCTGCTGGGGGGGGCCGGCTGCCTGCGGAGGTGGAGGGAGGCGTGGAGGCTCTCTCTGAAGGAGGTGATGGCGCTCACCTCACAGGAGGCGGAGCTACAGTGGAGGGAGGAGCTACTGTTCTTGGCGGGCAGGAGGAGAGTGACGGACGCCCTCAGGAGTCGCTCCGACGTCTGCCTGCTGCCTTGCTTCAGGGCCGCGGTGCTGGgaggccagcagggggcgctgctggAGACACTGGACACCAGTGAGTCACaataatgattatatatatatataatgatgataacaataataatgattatatgaataacaataatgattatatgaataataataatgattatatgaataataataatgattatatgaataataataatgatgataacaataataatgattatatgaataataataatgattataataatgattatatgaataatgataataataatgattatatgaataacaatggtgataataataatgattatatgaataatgataattattattattataggaatAATAATGGTGATAACAATAATGACTATATGAATAACAATGGTGATAATAATGAATCAGacctatattttatttattttatatatatataatcaattTCATggaatataaagaaaaataagttttattattaaaacagaATCAGAACCATctttatgtgtacagattgtaaagccctctgaggcacatttgtaatattgggctatacaaaataaactgaattgaattgaattgaattaaatcaattcttttgtatttctttttattaatgtCAATAAAATTCCAACATATCttatctgttttattattgGTTGATTTAAGAACAACTGGaaggtttgtttgttatttataataaaacatcatgtcatcattttgtatttatttgattgaCTGTTTTTTCAGTTGCTGCCAGTAGCCGGGAGCAGGGGGCGGAGTCGGGGGCGGAGTCGGGGGCGGACCTGGGCGTGTCCgctcgctgcctctcctgcatCGCGGATGTGTTGGTGTGCATggcggaggggaggggggggctgagGAGCGGGCCGGCTGCTAACGAGGCCTGGAGCTCCGCCTACCTCCTGTTGGAGGAGGGTAACCTGGGGGCCGGGGTCAAGGCCCTGGCTACGGAGAGAGATAATTGGCTGAGCAGGTGAGCGTCAATCACCTGTTTACTTACTGTCATGGTGGATGGTGACCAGTGTCTGACCCGGTGTTTGACTCCGCCCCCTCAGGCCGGACCTGCTGGTTCGGGCAGCGCGGCACTACGAAGGCGCCGGCCAGGTGCTCCTACGACGGGCTGTGATGTCATCGCAGACGTTCATGTCCATTGGCCAGGGTGAGGTCCCGCCCCTTGAGGAATGGCAGGAAGTGGAGTGTCCGGCCCGACTGGACCTGGCAGGtgagaatattaatatattcatacatttatattttcattaccTTTCATACAAACGTTTATCTTTTCAGATGCGTTCTTGTtgttatttacttttgtttgttgAGCTGGTTAGTTCTGATCAGCAGACTGATCAATAACGAGACATCTTATTGGTTAGTTATTGGCTGATCAGCAGACTGATCAATAACGAGACATCTTATTGGTTAGTTATTGGCTGATCAGCAGACTGATCAATAACGTGTTCCAGGCGGTTGGAGCGACACGCCGCCCATCGCCTTCGAGCACGGCGGCTCGGTGACCAACGTGGCGGTGAAGATCGATGGGAGGCGGCCTATCGGGGCCCGGGCCCGGCGCACGAGAGAGCCCCGCCTCCTGCTGGTCAGCCAcatgggggggcggggccacacgggggggcggggccaaacAGACGGGCAGGATGGTGGCACCTCCACAGAGATGGTGTGTGACAGCCTGGAGGACCTGAGGGACTACTGTCAGCCCCAcgcaccaggtgtgtgtgtgtgtgtgtgtgtgtgtgtgtgtgtgtgtgtgtgtgtgtgtgtgtgtgtgtgtgtgtgtgtgtgtgtgtgtgtgtgtgtgtgtgtgtgtgtgtgtgtgtgtgtgtgtgtgtgtgtgtgtgtgtgtgtgtgtgtgtgtgtgtgtgtgtgtgtgtgtgtgtgtgtgtgtgtgtgtgtgtgtgtgtgtgtgtgtgtgtgtgtgtgtgtgtgtgtgtgtgtgtgtgtgtgtgtgtgtgtgtgtgtgtgtgtgagaggtgtgtgtctgtctgtctcttacaGGAGCTCTGctaaacggtgtgtgtgtgtgtgtcttacaggagctctgctgaaggcggtgtgtgtgtgcagtggtcTGGTGTCCCTCacttcccagcatgctctgGGGGATCAGCTAATGCAgcggtgggggggaggggtggagctCCACAGCTGGTCGGCGCTGCCCACTGGATCTGGACTGGGtgagaacacatttaaatatatcatCACAAGTatattaaaaacacttaaatatatCATCACAAGTatattaaaaacacttaaatatatCATCACAAGTatattaaaaacacttaaatatatCATCACAAGTatattaaaaacacttaaatatatCATCACAAGTatattaaaaacacttaaatatatCATCACAAgtatattaaacacatttaaatatatcatCACAAgtatattaaacacatttaaatatatcatcacaagtatattaaatatataatcacatgtatattaaatacatttaaatatataatcacaagtatattaaatacatttaaatatatcatCACAAgtatattaaacacatttaaatatatcatCACAAgtatattaaacacatttaaatatatcatcacaagtatattaaatatataatcacatgtatattaaatacatttaaatatataatcacaagtatattaaatacatttaaatatatcatCACAAgtatattaaacacatttaaatatatcatcacaagtatattaaatatataatcacatgtatattaaatacatttaaatatataatcacaagtattttaaatacatttaaatatatcatcacaagtatattaaatacatttaaatatatattcacatgtatattaaatacatttaaatatatcatcttttatttccttaacATTGAATAGTTTGTTTTAGTGAATAAAAGTTAGAAACAAGTCTGCAGATGAACCacatgcattgtgggtaatgaaGACAGCCGGTttaatttgtgttattattatttttatttcaccttCATTTTTATTCTTGTGGAGGTTTGAAActacaaaactacaaaaatctccctaaaaacataaaaacataaaaacaatgttcAGCTCACTGACGGgaacataaataacatttatttaagttCAGAACTGATTTAAGACCATTAAACATTCAGCtataaaaacattattcataataataataataataataataataacgacaataatatacattttagtattaacaatgatgatgataatcatattaataataataaaagttggataataatattaatccTGATGATACTAGAGGTGAACCAGCTCTTGTCCTGCAGGTACCAGCAGCATCCTGGCGGGGGCGCTGCTGGCAGCGGTCTACAGGTGTACCGGTCGCACCTACGACACCGACTCCCTCATCCACGCCATCCTGCACCTGGAGCAGATCCTCACCACAGGTCacaataccaataccaataatattgattattattatcaggtCACATGTTCACTCCGGAGAATCAGAGAGGAGACGaacagtcttcttcttctcctcctccaggtggaggcTGGCAGGATCAGGTGGGAGGTCTGGTGGGCGGAGTCAAGGTGGGTCGGTCCAGAGCGTCTCTGCCGCTGCAGGTAGAAGTGGAGCGTCTCAGTCCTCCAGAAGCCTTCCTGCGTTCTCTGGACCTCCACCTCGTGCTGGTCTACACCGGGAAGACGAGGCTGGCTCGCAAcctgctgcaggtctgctgatgaagatgaagatggttataatggtggtgatgaaggtggtgatgaaggtggtcTTCTCTCCAGGATGTGGTTCGTAGTTGGTACAGCCGTCTGCCCTCGATGGTCCAGAACGTCCAGCAGCTGGTGAAGAACTCAGAGGAATGTGTGAGAGCCTGTTCagagggtgagtgtgtgtgtgtgtgtgtgagtgtgtgtgtgtgtgtgtgcgtgcgtgtgtgtgtatgtgtgcgtgtgtgtgtatatatataaatatgtatatatttaaatatatattatataaatatgtattatatattatatatttaaatatgtatagtttatataaatatgtatattttaatatatatgtatatatatatatttaactatatatatttatttatttgttgtggcTGGATTTCTTCCTTCCTTGTATGAACAGCTGGACCTCAGTAATCAGACACAGAGTCTGGATCAGAGTTCACTTCACTAGATTTATTTGTAACCAGCAGTTTCACAAATAAACCTGAGTTGGGTATTAAAGACAACGACCTCCCAACTGGccaacaaacacattaacatattattattattattattatagcaacGCACTCCGTCCACTCCctcattacatattattattaatattataataacagcCTCTGTCCACTCCctcattacatattattattaatattataataacagcCTCTGTCCACTCCctcattacatattattattattaatattataataacagcCTCTGTCCACTCCCTCATTACATAGTGCTCGTCGTCCCTCAGTCTAAAGCCGGTTCCTCTAAGGAACGTGGAGGTCCTTGCTGACGTCTCTTATCGTTGTCTGGTCCTAGCACCGGCTCTCCAGCCTCCTCTCTACCCGAGGCCGCTGTCTGTGTACGTCTGGGGTTCTCCTCAGTAGTCTTcagggggatgtgtgtgtgctctgtctGTGCAGTGTAATTTAACCCTAAAACAACACTACTATACATGTTGTGGACGCACACAACTAGAAACATTTATTCTACCACACTATAAACGCCCCCAGGTTCCCTCCCCAGACTGGGGGCGTGTCTGAGCCGCTCGTGGCAGCACAAGAAGCTGATGGCTCCGGGCTGCGAGCCGGCCTCAGTGAGGACCATGATGGAGGCCCTGGAGCCGCTGGTCCTGGGTCAGAGTCTGTCCGGGGCCGGAGGGGGCGGCTTCCTCTACCTGCTGACCCAGGAGCCCCGACAGAGAGAGGCGGTGCTGCAGGTCCTCACCAACACGCcggtacacacgcacacgcacgcgcacgcgcacacacacccacacacccacacactctcacacacacacacacgcacacacaaacacacacacacccacacacacacacacacacacactcactcactcactcactcactcactcactcactgactgactcacacactctcacgcaCACAACATTAAATGGGATTCTGAGGTGTCCACTGGTTTTGTTTCAGGGTCTGGGAGACGTCAGTGTTCACTCAGTGGAGCTGGACATGGACGGGATTACAGTCCTCCCTCCATCCTgaggactcacacacactcacacacacagtgggggcgtggttaggctcagctggaGGGTAGTGGGGGCGTGGTTAgcctcagctggaggagagtgggggcgtggttagactcagctggaggagagtgggggcgtggttagactcagctggaggagagtgggggcgtggttagactcagctggaggagagtggGGGCGTGGTTAGACTCAGCAGGAGGGGTGTGGGGGCGTGGTTGGGCTCAGCTGGAGGGTAGTGGGGGCGTAGTTGGGCTCAGCTGGAGGGGTGTGGGGGCGTGGTTGGGCTCAGCTGGAGGGGTGTGGGGGCGTGGTTGGGCTCAGCAGGAGGGGTGTGGGGGCGTGGTTGGCCTCAGCTGGAGGGTagtgggggcgtggttaggctcagcaggaggggtgtgggggcgtggttaggctcagcaggaggggtgtgggggcgtggttaggctcagcagGAGGGGTGTGGGGGCGTGGTTgggctcagctggaggagagtgggggcgtggttaggctcagcaggaggggtgtgggggcgtggttaggctcagcaggaggggtgtgggggcgtggttaggctcagctggaggagagtgggggagtggttaggctcagcaggaggggtgtgggggcgtggttaggctcagcaggaggggtgtgggggcgtggttaggctcagcagGAGGGGTGTGGGGGCGTGGTTgggctcagctggaggagagtgggggcgtggttaggctcagcaggaggggtgtgggggcgtggttaggctcagcaggaggggtgtgggggcgtggttaggctcagcttgAGTAGAGTGGGGGTGTGGTTgggctcagctggaggagagtgggggcgtggttaggctcagcaggaggggtgtgggggcgtggttaggctcagctggaggagagtggGGGCGTGGTTgggctcagctggaggagagtggGGGCGTGGTTGGGCTCAGCAGGAGGGGAGTGGGGGCGTGGTTgggctcagctggaggagagtggGGGCATGGTTgggctcagctggaggagagtggGGGCGTGGTTgggctcagctggaggagagtggGGGCGTGGTTGGGCTCAGCAGGAGGGGAGTGGGGGCGTGGTTgggctcagctggaggagagtggGGGCATGGTTGGGCTCAGCTGGAGGAGtgtgggggcgtggttaggctcagcaggaggggtgtgggggcgtggttaggcgCAGCAGGAGGGGTGTGAGGGCgtggctcagctgcagggatcAGGTGATCGTGTCCCTGTGAGGTGGAGGGATGGACTGTCTGCTGCTAATAAAGACCTTTACAGAAGATCCCTGAGTGTGCTcctcctttggtgctgggggggaggAGCCTGCATGAGCTTGTTACACTgcgattgtgtttttttgttgtcaataCTAATTATTGATCATTATTAATCCATATTAACAGAATCAGATCCCTTCGTTGGTCCACAAGGATCCAGATTTTTTTTGCCACGATCTCAAAATAAACCATaaaatatacttttactttgttctagtagtttactgtgttttattcttcataaaaacacacaaatcaagtaataatgaaattaaatgttttatatttatattcatcattAGTGTTAATGAAGTTAACGATGAGCTCAtctttaatatctattttatattcatgtgaaaacatctgatttattctagttcatcaccaacactacattttactagattacacctgaacgcatcatgagaacgttatcatttaccttcagccagtactcatgttcactgaacagagcctgaacgcatcatgagaacgttatcatttaccttcagccagtactcatgttcactgagcggagcctgaacgcatcatgagaacgttatcatttaccttcagccagtactcatgttcactgagcggagcctgaacgcatcatgagaacattatcatttaccttcagtcagtactcatgttcactgagcagagcctgaacgcatcatgagaacgttatcatttaccttcagccagtactcgtgttcactgagcagagcctgaacgcatcatgagaacgttatcatttagcTTCAGCCAGAACCGccgctggttctccgttagcggtgctgctaacgttactagctaacgttagctaataAAGTTAGCAGTgatgctaacgttactagctatcctcctgttggtctaaacactgattggttgttcacaaagtcacatgatcagactAGAgaaacatgttctactgatcactcATTGATGGTTAACGATAGACTGATGGGGTCAGAACTGATCAGGATCAATAACGACCCGTTTCATGAATCTGAATCACAGAACAAAAAGCTTCTTAGTTTTTCTTTATGCACTAAATTCTAAAAACATGCCGTTAGTTTTCACTCAAAtagaaatcaataaatcaataaatcaggACTGAAATCTGACATGTCGTCActttaacaaatacaaaaccTTTAAATGGACAAATCATCCTCATTTATTGGAAATATTGATTGTAAATTATTGATCAGTGTTGATCCTCGTGATGCCTTCATGGTCGGTCGGGACGTTAGAACTTTAAAGTGTCTTTAACTTTccaatgtgttattattattgtctaaTGTGACTTTTTATCTAACGTGTTTATTAtaattgtctgtttgtgtgtaaagaatCTATTTTTCATAATAAATCGTTTAtaaagagacaaacaacatgaatctcattttatttcattataaatGTTACGagtttttaaaaactaaatgtttatttttacatgttTAATTAAATGCAGTTTGAGGGTAAACACTTCACtagtttatttatatgtaatattttaatatttcttctaatatgaaacaaaacagaaaaataatagttttttacagatttatttattaaattagttCTCAAAACACTTCGATGATGTCATCCTCTGAACGGACCAATCAGCTGTCTCGTGTCCCAGCGACCGCAGACAGCTGGTCTCTGATGCGTCCCAGTCTCTCCAGGATCGGGTCCAGAGACTCCCGGCTCAACTCCACCGTCACCATGGAGACCGTCTCTCCGCCCGCCAACGGACTCGGGTCCTCCATCTGAAAAACGCACCAGACCTCCTCAGTACACAGAGACCTCCTCAGTACACAGAGACCTCCTCAGTACACAGAGACCTCCACAGTACACAGAGacctcctcagtcctcctcagTGTACAGAGACCTCCTCGGTGCACAGAGACCTCCTCAGTACACAGAGACCTCCTCAGTACACAGAGACCTCCTCAGTACACAGAGACCTCCTCGGTGCACAGAGACCTCCTCGGTGCACAGAGACCTCCACAGTACACAGAGACCTCCTCAGTACACAGAGACCTCCTCAGTACACAGAGACCTCCACAGTACACAGAGACCTCCTCAGTACACAGAGACCTCCTCAGTACACAGAGACCTCCTCAGTACACAGAGACCTCCACAGTACACAGAGacctcctcagtcctcctcagTGTACAGAGACCTCCTCGG
Above is a genomic segment from Cyclopterus lumpus isolate fCycLum1 chromosome 6, fCycLum1.pri, whole genome shotgun sequence containing:
- the LOC117732655 gene encoding LOW QUALITY PROTEIN: L-fucose kinase (The sequence of the model RefSeq protein was modified relative to this genomic sequence to represent the inferred CDS: deleted 1 base in 1 codon), with amino-acid sequence MSSGGGFRWTVVVLTCQHKDSVYSFQRELELRQHRGSLSPGSLVLTVQDHKEPLGSGGATLNALLVAAEHLSSREGHTVVTADVLDEAHILILHSGRDFPWSSCSQAFCWLPAPEDPDHRVQAPVCCLDLLLDRLGTQICPGSPPGVWVCSTDMILSIPPDYSLSWDGFSGVRVLALPGDVSYAANHGVYLADQWGQVRDIIYRGTEQQIQQALMEDGNVPLVSGPVFFSRSVSEKLLQTHVTPPLDGCTYLGLDSGAPPLKLSLFLDLLKCLCSDLTQDQFVTEDRAGCSSPAGPEGATVRRSREELWRLLRGETISLAYVPCGRYDYLTLSGRRHVERLCRDWTDRNTLSHIQNEGVVDAGGRVINSVLEGDVALATSAVVQHCHLQGPLKVPSGCLLSGLRMMTSSQCVGQLRLVDDVIIQGHRIQVGELKLSVSTVTGAQDDLEVSSDDSSASFLNQRWSFFFSRTGIQPEELWVRGEGRSLLEARLFPVLLPRGGAVGPEGGVAWLLGGAGCLRRWREAWRLSLKEVMALTSQEAELQWREELLFLAGRRRVTDALRSRSDVCLLPCFRAAVLGGQQGALLETLDTIAASSREQGAESGAESGADLGVSARCLSCIADVLVCMAEGRGGLRSGPAANEAWSSAYLLLEEGNLGAGVKALATERDNWLSRPDLLVRAARHYEGAGQVLLRRAVMSSQTFMSIGQGEVPPLEEWQEVECPARLDLAGGWSDTPPIAFEHGGSVTNVAVKIDGRRPIGARARRTREPRLLLVSHMGGRGHTGGRGQTDGQDGGTSTEMVCDSLEDLRDYCQPHAPGALLKAVCVCSGLVSLTSQHALGDQLMQRWGGGVELHSWSALPTGSGLGTSSILAGALLAAVYRCTGRTYDTDSLIHAILHLEQILTTGGGWQDQVGGLVGGVKVGRSRASLPLQVEVERLSPPEAFLRSLDLHLVLVYTGKTRLARNLLQDVVRSWYSRLPSMVQNVQQLVKNSEECVRACSEGSLPRLGACLSRSWQHKKLMAPGCEPASVRTMMEALEPLVLGQSLSGAGGGGFLYLLTQEPRQREAVLQVLTNTPGLGDVSVHSVELDMDGITVLPPS